In Juglans microcarpa x Juglans regia isolate MS1-56 chromosome 8D, Jm3101_v1.0, whole genome shotgun sequence, the following are encoded in one genomic region:
- the LOC121241980 gene encoding ABC transporter G family member STR-like, producing MAKLGRTDTKRSLESLMDGDKSVAMKNGVPPAARKLPVPGLGLEFKNLSYSVIKKQKKDGHWIKKEAYLLNDISGQAMKGEIMAIMGPSGAGKSTFLDALAGRIAQGSLEGSVRVDGKPVTTSYMKKVSSYVMQDDQLFPMLTVFETFMFAAEVRLPPSISRAEKKRRVYELLNQLGLQSATHTYIGDEGRRGVSGGERRRVSIGIDIIHKPSLLFLDEPTSGLDSTSAYSVVEKVKEIAKGGSTVLMTIHQPSFRIQMLLDRITVLARGRLIYLGSPLALPDHLSGFGRPVPDGENTIEYLLDVIKEYDESTIGLDPLVLYQLDGIKPDQVAMTSIPKTPKTSRTPYGKNPASKHAISLRSSAFSSGNMTSQPNSGKFEYDDEDDDDDDDEDFDNSLERKAVNTPMTMHSGVYNPPLASNFYKDFPVWLYHGVKGTPRRPPSWTPARTPGVLTPAGPRSFVSSQYPTPQQNPSRTPVVFSSSMDSYVPNSYEEFEYEEVLDEPSHGSKFANPWLREVVVLSWRTALNVIRTPELFLSREIVLAVMALILSSLFENLDHPTFKDINRLLNFYIFAVCLVFFSSNDAVPTFIQERFIFIRETSHNAYRASSYVISSLIVYLPFFAIQGFTFAAITKAILHLESNLMNFWIILYASLITTNAYVMLVSALVPSYITGYAVVIATTALFFLTCGFFLKQSQIPIYWRWLHFISAIKYPFEALLTNEFKGKRCYNGLPEDLSPGPLGNVKISSLHKRSIENGELLPRENCMLIGEDVLFSMDITKENIWYDIAILLAWGVLYRFFFYLVLRFYSKNERK from the exons ATGGCAAAGCTGGGGCGGACAGATACAAAGAGAAGCCTTGAGAGCCTTATGGACGGGGACAAATCAGTTGCCATGAAGAATGGGGTACCGCCGGCAGCACGAAAGCTGCCAGTTCCAGGCCTTGGCCTTGAATTCAAGAACCTCTCGTACAGTGTCATAAAGAAACAGAAGAAGGATGGACATTGGATCAAGAAAGAAGCATATCTTCTTAATGACATCTCTGGGCAGGCAATGAAAGGTGAGATTATGGCCATCATGGGGCCTAGTGGTGCTGGAAAATCCACATTTCTTGATGCCTTGGCTGGCCGGATTGCACAAGGGAGTCTTGAAGGATCTGTCAGAGTCGATGGAAAGCCA GTTACTACAAGCTATATGAAGAAGGTTTCTTCATATGTCATGCAAGACGACCAGCTATTCCCCATGTTGACAGTGTTCGAGACATTCATGTTTGCAGCGGAGGTCAGGCTTCCTCCTTCCATTTCCAGGGCTGAAAAGAAGAGGAGAGTCTATGAGCTCCTTAATCAACTAGGCTtgcag AGTGCAACTCATACATATATTGGTGACGAGGGAAGAAGAGGGGTGTCAGGAGGGGAGCGGCGGAGAGTCTCCATAGGAATTGACATCATCCACAAGCCATCACTACTGTTCCTTGACGAACCCACCTCAGGTCTTGATTCTACAAGTGCTTACAGTGTGGTAGAAAAGGTGAAGGAGATAGCTAAAGGTGGCAGCACAGTTCTAATGACCATCCACCAACCTTCATTTCGAATTCAAATGCTCTTGGATCGCATCACCGTCCTTGCAAG GGGGAGATTGATATATTTGGGGAGCCCACTTGCCCTACCTGATCATCTATCTGGATTTGGAAGACCAGTACCGGACGGTGAGAACACTATTGAGTATCTCCTAGATGTGATCAAAGAGTATGATGAATCAACTATAGGGCTAGACCCACTAGTGCTGTATCAACTAGATGGCATCAAACCTGATCAAGTTGCCATGACATCCATTCCAAAAACACCAAAAACATCTCGGACGCCTTATGGAAAGAACCCTGCATCTAAGCACGCGATCAGCCTCCGTAGTAGTGCATTCTCTTCTGGGAACATGACCTCTCAACCAAACTCTGGAAAGTTCGAGTATGACGATGAAGATGACGACgacgatgatgatgaggatTTTGACAACTCCCTTGAAAGGAAAGCTGTAAATACACCAATGACCATGCACAGTGGTGTCTATAATCCTCCCTTGGCTTCTAATTTCTACAAAGATTTCCCTGTCTGGCTTTACCATGGGGTAAAGGGGACCCCTCGTCGTCCACCATCATGGACTCCAGCTAGGACTCCCGGAGTACTCACTCCTGCAGGACCAAGAAGCTTCGTTTCAAGTCAATACCCAACACCTCAACAAAATCCCAGTAGAACTCCTGTGGTCTTTAGCTCGTCCATGGACTCTTATGTACCCAATTCTTATGAAGAATTCGAGTACGAAGAGGTTCTCGATGAGCCAAGCCACGGCTCCAAGTTTGCAAACCCATGGCTGCGTGAGGTTGTCGTGCTCTCATGGCGCACGGCACTTAATGTCATCCGCACTCCAGAGCTCTTCCTTTCACGTGAGATTGTGTTGGCAGTTATGGCACTCATTCTATCCTCCCTGTTCGAAAACCTCGACCATCCTACCTTCAAAGACATCAACCGGCTTCTCAACTTTTACATCTTTGCAGTTTgccttgttttcttttcctccaatgATGCTGTCCCAACTTTTATCCAGGAAAGGTTCATTTTCATTAGAGAGACCTCCCACAATGCTTACCGTGCTTCTTCCTATGTCATTTCCTCACTCATTGTGTATCTCCCATTCTTTGCCATTCAAGGTTTTACCTTTGCAGCCATAACCAAAGCCATTCTTCATCTCGAAAGCAATCTTATGAACTTCTGGATAATCCTCTACGCCTCACTCATTACTACTAATGCTTATGTGATGCTTGTCAGTGCACTTGTCCCAAGCTACATAACAGGGTATGCTGTTGTGATTGCCACAACAGCTCTCTTCTTCCTGACTTGTGGGTTCTTCCTGAAGCAATCCCAGATACCTATTTACTGGAGATGGCTCCATTTTATCTCTGCAATCAAATACCCATTTGAGGCATTgctaacaaatgaattcaaagGGAAAAGGTGCTATAATGGGCTGCCTGAAGATCTCTCACCTGGTCCTCTGGGAAACGTGAAAATCAGCTCACTGCATAAAAGATCCATTGAGAATGGAGAACTGCTACCAAGAGAGAATTGCATGTTGATAGGAGAAGATGTTCTATTCTCAATGgatattacaaaagaaaatatttggtaTGACATTGCAATCTTGCTGGCTTGGGGAGTTCTCTATCGCTTCTTCTTCTACTTGGTTCTGAGATTTTATTCcaagaatgagagaaaatga
- the LOC121243462 gene encoding protein TIFY 6B-like isoform X2 — translation MERDFLGLSSKNVSASHLKEEAIDDSNNSVHMRGSGMQWSFSNKISATSQFLSFGTSQEDIPRKTQQESLASSGFMSISTADVFNINQQPYSGIIQNLTVDKQLGNHSARTVYPRQYHEAHSVHCPQEQTIFPVSNPQNQRNAVALGTTVLQSHHIPIGQNVVGSTIKPQPLRVVAPVSLLPSTGSIVGTTDDLRNNASKSSLAPAQLTIFYAGSVRVYDDITSEKAQAIMLLAGKGSSPSYHKTLSTAQEPSQRDGVIKNQSHTTPLFPGLPNPLSLTSQAWSQSGVGASRTNELETVKSIEASSFPTNHSETSKVVSWVECAGKTLIPTVGLPQARKASLARFLEKRRERVMHMLPYNISKKSPDCTTPRSAAASPLIAMN, via the exons atggagagGGACTTTCTGGGTTTGAGCTCCAAAAATGTTTCGGCTTCTCATTTGAAAGAGGAGGCCATTGATGATTCTAACAACTCGG TTCATATGAGAGGTTCAGGGATGCAGTGGTCATTCTCTAACAAGATTTCTGCCACATCCCAATTCCTATCTTTCGGGACTTCTCAGGAAGACATACCCAGAAAGACTCAGCAGGAATCACTGGCATCATCTGGATTCATGAGTATTTCAACTGCTGATGTTTTCAACATTAACCAGCAACCATACTCTGGCATAATCCAG AATTTGACTGTTGATAAGCAACTGGGGAACCACTCTGCAAGGACTGTCTATCCTCGACAATACCATGAAGCCCATTCAGTTCATTGCCCCCAGGAGCAGACAATTTTCCCAGTCTCCAATCCACAAAATCAAAGGAATGCGGTTGCTTTGGGCACTACTGTGCTCCAATCTCATCATATTCCCATTGGCCAGAACGTGGTTGGCTCTACTATAAAACCACAACCTCTAAGAGTCGTAGCTCCTGTTTCTCTTCTGCCATCCACAGGTTCCATTGTTGGTACCACTGATGACCTCAG GAATAATGCTTCCAAATCCTCTTTGGCACCTGCTCAACTGACTATCTTTTATGCTGGTTCAGTGAGAGTTTATGATGATATTACTTCTGAGAAG GCTCAGGCCATTATGTTACTGGCTGGAAAGGGGTCTTCTCCATCATATCATAAGACGCTTTCAACAGCCCAAGAGCCTTCCCAACGTGATGGTGTGATTAAAAACCAGTCCCATACAACACCACTGTTCCCAGGGCTGCCAAACCCTCTTTCTCTTACATCCCAAGCTTGGTCTCAGTCAGGAGTAGGGGCAAGTAGAACCAACGAATTAGAGACAGTCAAATCAATTGAAGCTTCATCATTTCCCACCAACCATTCAGAGACTTCCAAAGTAGTCAGTTGGGTAGAATGTGCTGGCAAAACCTTAATCCCAACAG TGGGTCTGCCTCAAGCACGCAAAGCATCATTGGCTCGATTTTTAGAGAAGCGCAGGGAAAG GGTGATGCACATGTTGCCATACAATATCAGCAAGAAATCTCCAGACTGCACCACTCCTAGATCAGCTGCTGCATCTCCTCTCATAGCAATGAATTAG
- the LOC121243462 gene encoding protein TIFY 6B-like isoform X1, whose product MERDFLGLSSKNVSASHLKEEAIDDSNNSVHMRGSGMQWSFSNKISATSQFLSFGTSQEDIPRKTQQESLASSGFMSISTADVFNINQQPYSGIIQKNLTVDKQLGNHSARTVYPRQYHEAHSVHCPQEQTIFPVSNPQNQRNAVALGTTVLQSHHIPIGQNVVGSTIKPQPLRVVAPVSLLPSTGSIVGTTDDLRNNASKSSLAPAQLTIFYAGSVRVYDDITSEKAQAIMLLAGKGSSPSYHKTLSTAQEPSQRDGVIKNQSHTTPLFPGLPNPLSLTSQAWSQSGVGASRTNELETVKSIEASSFPTNHSETSKVVSWVECAGKTLIPTVGLPQARKASLARFLEKRRERVMHMLPYNISKKSPDCTTPRSAAASPLIAMN is encoded by the exons atggagagGGACTTTCTGGGTTTGAGCTCCAAAAATGTTTCGGCTTCTCATTTGAAAGAGGAGGCCATTGATGATTCTAACAACTCGG TTCATATGAGAGGTTCAGGGATGCAGTGGTCATTCTCTAACAAGATTTCTGCCACATCCCAATTCCTATCTTTCGGGACTTCTCAGGAAGACATACCCAGAAAGACTCAGCAGGAATCACTGGCATCATCTGGATTCATGAGTATTTCAACTGCTGATGTTTTCAACATTAACCAGCAACCATACTCTGGCATAATCCAG AAGAATTTGACTGTTGATAAGCAACTGGGGAACCACTCTGCAAGGACTGTCTATCCTCGACAATACCATGAAGCCCATTCAGTTCATTGCCCCCAGGAGCAGACAATTTTCCCAGTCTCCAATCCACAAAATCAAAGGAATGCGGTTGCTTTGGGCACTACTGTGCTCCAATCTCATCATATTCCCATTGGCCAGAACGTGGTTGGCTCTACTATAAAACCACAACCTCTAAGAGTCGTAGCTCCTGTTTCTCTTCTGCCATCCACAGGTTCCATTGTTGGTACCACTGATGACCTCAG GAATAATGCTTCCAAATCCTCTTTGGCACCTGCTCAACTGACTATCTTTTATGCTGGTTCAGTGAGAGTTTATGATGATATTACTTCTGAGAAG GCTCAGGCCATTATGTTACTGGCTGGAAAGGGGTCTTCTCCATCATATCATAAGACGCTTTCAACAGCCCAAGAGCCTTCCCAACGTGATGGTGTGATTAAAAACCAGTCCCATACAACACCACTGTTCCCAGGGCTGCCAAACCCTCTTTCTCTTACATCCCAAGCTTGGTCTCAGTCAGGAGTAGGGGCAAGTAGAACCAACGAATTAGAGACAGTCAAATCAATTGAAGCTTCATCATTTCCCACCAACCATTCAGAGACTTCCAAAGTAGTCAGTTGGGTAGAATGTGCTGGCAAAACCTTAATCCCAACAG TGGGTCTGCCTCAAGCACGCAAAGCATCATTGGCTCGATTTTTAGAGAAGCGCAGGGAAAG GGTGATGCACATGTTGCCATACAATATCAGCAAGAAATCTCCAGACTGCACCACTCCTAGATCAGCTGCTGCATCTCCTCTCATAGCAATGAATTAG